One window from the genome of Diospyros lotus cultivar Yz01 chromosome 11, ASM1463336v1, whole genome shotgun sequence encodes:
- the LOC127813507 gene encoding zinc finger protein CONSTANS-LIKE 5-like — MSSYSDIHVLDGSFFPDPLSTFTDFSIDILQADPVDDEANSFNAHLNQLAELPSLEVNPQSTQLSLPSPCFPGQPCFGAFTESPENGFSAGQIRRVFSTGDSQMEALQTSQRLCYSATAGGESPLMEEANFKVGRYSAEERKERIHRYRAKRTQRNFNKTIKYACRKTLAETRPRIRGRFARNDEAGDIPKSAGFHASAEEDDLWIEGFNGEDEGPVGEGPFLNTMSSTQLHYFGYG; from the exons ATGTCTTCTTACAGTGATATCCATGTACTCGACGGTTCCTTCTTCCCCGATCCACTCTCCACTTTCACCGATTTCTCCATTGATATCCTCCAAGCAGACCCAGTTGATGATGAAGCCAACTCTTTCAATGCCCATTTGAACCAGCTTGCGGAATTGCCTTCTCTAGAGGTGAACCCACAGAGCACCCAACTCTCGCTTCCCTCTCCCTGTTTTCCTGGCCAGCCTTGCTTTGGCGCTTTCACGGAGTCCCCGGAAAATGGCTTTTCCGCCGGTCAGATCAGACGGGTCTTCAGCACCGGAGATTCACAA ATGGAAGCTTTACAAACAAGCCAGAGACTGTGTTACAGTGCCACGGCTGGAGGAGAGAGCCCACTCATGGAGGAAGCAAACTTCAAAGTGGGGCGCTACAGTGCCGAGGAGAGGAAAGAGAGGATTCACAGATACCGAGCAAAGCGAACGCAGAGAAACTTCAACAAGACGATTAAG TATGCATGCAGGAAGACACTGGCCGAGACTCGGCCTAGAATCCGCGGCAGATTTGCGCGCAACGATGAAGCTGGAGACATTCCCAAATCTGCAGGGTTCCATGCATCTGCAGAGGAAGATGATCTTTGG ATTGAGGGGTTTAATGGAGAAGACGAGGGACCAGTGGGAGAAGGGCCATTCTTGAACACTATGAGTTCAACCCAGCTTCACTACTTTGGATATGGATGA